In a genomic window of Polypterus senegalus isolate Bchr_013 chromosome 13, ASM1683550v1, whole genome shotgun sequence:
- the LOC120543299 gene encoding LOW QUALITY PROTEIN: coiled-coil domain-containing protein R3HCC1L-like (The sequence of the model RefSeq protein was modified relative to this genomic sequence to represent the inferred CDS: substituted 1 base at 1 genomic stop codon): MKYPVKTEMDTAQTHKLYTVGPLAEKVFPEESVPRLSPDLESRNPDTSLVESKVEDSLNLEQSCNHENSVVEILLPLDLKILEEGSDILVTVGKEEHNDQESWDTMFDDDGDCLDPHLLDEMIKQEKKSKKSIQDPQYDYYNYTAEPDLELREDELXHIIEIYNFPTEFKTEDLLRAFNSFHQKGFDVKWVDDTHALGHFCSPITTCDALKLKHPMLKVRPLFQASSASKNKARRCSDYLLPAKEHPQTSAALTRRLAIGALGVRSPQTREEREAEKKKLQQAREQKRLAAKQHEDPWEGK, from the exons ATGAAGTACCCAGTGAAAACTGAAATGGACACTGCACAAACACACAAGCTTTACACAGTTGGGCCCTTGGCTGAAAAA GTATTTCCAGAGGAAAGTGTCCCTAGATTGTCCCCAGATCTTGAATCAAGAAATCCGGACACTTCATTAGTGGAGTCTAAAGTTGAGGATTCACTGAACTTGGAACAAAGTTGCAACCATGAAAACAGTGTTGTGGAAATACTATTACCACTTGACCTCAAAATCCTAGAAGAAGGGTCAGATATTTTAGTAACAGTTGGAAAAGAAGAGCATAATGACCAAGAGAGCTGGGACACCAtgtttgatgatgatggtgactGCCTTGATCCTCATTTGTTGGATGAGATGATTAAACAAGAGAAGAAATCAAAGAAGTCCATTCAAGATCCTCAGTATGATTACTATAATTACACAGCGGAACCTGATTTAGAGCTCAGAGAAGACGAGTTGTAACACATTATTGAAATATATAATTTTCCCACAGAATTTAAAACTGAGGATCTTCTACGGGCCTTTAACAGTTTCCACCAAAAGGGATTTGATGTCAAATGGGTGGATGATACCCATGCCCTGGGACATTTTTGTAGCCCAATTACAACTTGTGATGCCTTAAAGTTGAAACATCCAATGTTGAAAGTCAGACCACTTTTCCAGGCATCCTCAGCATCAAAAAACAAAGCCAGGAGGTGCTCAGATTATCTCTTACCTGCTAAAGAACATCCTCAGACAAGTGCAGCTCTTACTCGCAGGTTGGCAATTGGAGCATTAGGTGTTCGGAGTCCACAAACCAGGGAGGAGAGAGAGGCAGAAAAGAAAAAGCTTCAGCAAGCACGTGAACAAAAGCGGTTGGCAGCAAAGCAACACGAAGATCCATGGGAAGGGAAGTGA